CTTCTGTCTTTCTAATGCTGAGGCCATGTTCATGTTTACTGTTATTTCCCATTTTAAATTCATGCTGCTTCACACTGACGTCTTCTAATGAAACATGACTTGTGTCACTAGGAAAGGAAATTGATATACATTCGACACTTCTTTTATCCAACATTTTAACATCGGTGGTGGAGGAGAGTTTACCCATCATAAAGGTAAAAGAAAGAGTGTATTTACTGGTTTCCTAAAATACTGCAaacaagaaagagaagaaaactgCCTTCACAAGTAACCTAGTCCAATTCTAAATTCATGTTTTTGAAACATTcagttcaatttttttattatatgaagttATAAACCTCTTAAAAAAAGCATTACATAAACCTCCTATCTTTATCTATTATGTTAGATTAACGAAGGTGCACGTAGAGCCAATGCAAGACTCGCACGTAGAGCCAATGCAAGACTCTAATAGTTACTGAAAACACATTCTTCACTGCACAATATTTTGCTTTCTAGAAAAGGGGGGATAGGTACAGTCTTGTCATGCTTACCTGTTTTAGTATTATTACGGAGCAACCAAGCCATTTGCTGTACCAATACTTTCACAGTGCGTCCATCATACTTGTGAAAATTGGAAAGTTATTTTGATTTTCCAGATGAGATCCATGAATCTTGTTCTGGTGGTAAGGTCCAAATCTTTATGGTTGCACAAATTTCCTCTCTTATTATTCTTTCCCGTCAGTTTGATATGGCACGAACTACTCTTTGTTGTCTCTGTTGGTTGGTTGTTATTGCAGATATTCAAAGCAAGCCTACTCTTCATGGAGAGGGCTGTCTTAGTGCCTGGACAAGCCTTGCAGAGACAACACTTGGATTAATTGCAGCGTTCTTCTGGTGTCATGATGCTTTAATGGCACTAATCAAATTTCCATTCAGGGATCGCTTCTCCTATGGTTAGAGATTGGCAGGAGAATTGAGCATAATGTTCCCTTTTTGACAGCGTTGTACTACACGCTAATTGAATCTGTGTTCAACCATCAAATTTGCAGCTTTTGTTAAGCTGCTGCACTTCAAACCCGGAGACTGATCCTATCGACCAACTGAACCTGGTCATTTTCTTAAGTATCTGTTCCATTACCTTTCCCATCCCTAACCACGTGCCACCTGCTATCATCTGCTTAATCTTAAATGCTCAAAAGTAGAAAACCTGCAAATCTCTTccattttccccttttttttttttttcctctctaatTGAGAAAGACGGTCcatttttcccttcttttttttttcctctaattGAGAAAGACGGTGGGAGTGACAGCTAAGCACGCAGACTAATTCTTCTGGCCACGCCTTCAAATTCTTGTTTTAGAGTTTATCGTAGTCTTTGCCATATTGCAACTACACAACAATACTTGCATTctcccagaaaagaaaaaaaaaaaatgctacctTTTTACGGGTACTCATGCTCCTTGAATCATCATTTTTGGCAATTTAAGATGGTtacattttatttttatctacatATAACCAGGCACTCACGACCTCACGACACATCTTGCCCGATCAAAATTCCACTCCTAAAAATGACCATCTATCGATCCATATACTTTCTCCCTCTGCTGCAGCAAACCCTGTCCACCACAACGCAATGGTCGAGAAACATTGCACCATATTGGTTTTTTATGTTCCAAGGCAACTCTCCACAAAAGTTTCGATCCTTCCCATTTGCAATTATGAACacgctctctatctctctctctctcaaaagaaacaaagcaagaaataaaaaagaatgcATTTAGGTTCCAAGAGGCCAACATCATCTAATTACTAAACGATGCAAACATTCTTTTGAACATGCTAATCACAAGACAAGTACATCCCACATTACGACAACCGGAAAACAACCTCAACGACTGAAATAAACAGAATATTCTTATAATACTGGAATAAACAGATCTACCGTTTTTTAATTCCAAAATGCAGAACCTTTATTCTAATGCAGCTCGAAGCATATCTTGTAATGACCCGAAAGCCATCCCATTTTAAAGAGGAAAACTAGCATCAGAATCAAGAGCCAGGTGCCGTCCCTTGAATAGATCGTTTGTAAATCTAAGAGCGCCTCTCCATGGATTCAAGTCATTAGGTCACAAACAGACAAATTCTGTTGATTAAAGCTGGGAGATCCGGCAGATTCAATTGGATTGCTTGGCGGGGGCAGGAGGGCCTGTTCGTAATAGAGCAACACAAATAGAcaccttaaaaaaataaacagattTAATACTCAGCAGGTACCCCTAGTGTCATCCAAAGTAAAACTATTTAGTAATTCTACTCGTCCCGGAATCTCATTTCTTCTGATAAACGGGTCATGAAAGGATTGCCATAATCAATAGCCAATATATCTGACacccaaaaaaaagagagagagaggtcttcAATGCTTCAGCTTAGTCTTTTAACCCTAATGCCAACTAGTGATAGGCACTGCAGAGTGCAGAATCACCAAATATACAATGTGTAAGCTGTAAGCCTCCTAAAGCTACTAGAATAATCCTCTAGCCTGATAAACATGGGATCTGATACGGTTTACCTGCAAGATTTGTCTTCTATGGTTTTGTTGCATAATATGGGTACCCTGGAATTCCAGCAGGCGCTGCTGATGGCAGTCCAACTGGTTCCTTTTTTCCACCAACTTGTGGATATGAAATCTGAGGTGGTGATGCATATTGAGCAGGGGCATTCGGGTAAGCAGTGGGATATGCTGCCATGGCAGGTGGGTACGGAGCATAGCCTACAGGGGATGGGCTTGCAGACTGTGACTTTCCAGACTGGGCATATCCTGCTGGAAAAGGTACAGCCATTGAAACCATTGCTGCCGGTACTTGTGCTTGTATTATTTTACTCTTATGGGTGTCTGCAAGCTTCACCGTAATGTTCCTTCCCTGGAAAGAAGATACATGAAATATAACTTAAAAAGAATGAAAAGTTGATGGATTCCTCCAGCAGTCTCCAAAATGATAAGGAATTCAACAATTTTCCGAAACAACTGATAGCTAAGGCCTAGACCCGAGGGGCACATAACTGGGTACTGCAAACAAAGGATAAAAATGTGTAATTTGTTCCACTTACCCCAAGAGTCATATTTGGGTCATCTATGGCCTTCTTTGCAGCCTCGACTGTCTTGTATGTAACAAAACCAAATCCTCTGCAAAATTAGGAAAAGAATACCTTGCTCAGCGATAGGTAAGGTAACAAAGGAAAGATGAATACAAAGGATTTAACATACCGAGATTTGTTAGTCTCTTTATCATAAGCAACTGAGCCTTCTTCTATATCCCCATGCCTACCAAAGAAATTAAGCAAAGTTTCACTCGATATGTCTGGTGACAGGCCTCCAATATATATCTTCCTCAGTGCTACATCAGTGCTGACAGATGCACTGCTTAAGCTTTCACAAGCAAGATTACAGACTGCCAGACGGCCCTGAGATAGTAATCCTCACACCTCAATTTAAGAAGTCCAGAGAAGAAAGTAACCAATTTCAAAAATGCATAAAAAAAGACTGTGTTACTGGACATAAATCGACATTTTCAgacattttttgcaacaaaataaaataattgcAGTAGTTGGATCTgtattcctttttctttttctttttttctgaagGAAAAGGAGGCAAAGTGGTATTTTGATCtgtgttaaaaaataaaattaaaaaaaaaaatggctagTTGACACTTAAAAGAAAACAAGCAAATCAGAACATCATAGCAGAGTTAAACAAGAATCCTTAAACTATCAATGCTCCTTAAAACATGAATCTGATTCGTGCACCACAGAATGCTGCATTAACGGACTGATATTTTCATTCAAGAATCTGTTGGCAATGAATTCTCCACCTAAACAAAACTTTATAGCATAGAGATAGATTACTTGCCTAGGCTAGCTGCAGGCCAATACCTACCTTGATGTTGTTTATGCTAAATCACTGGCAAATCCTAGTTAGCAGAAGGTGAGGTGGCTATATTTCTGGATATTGCTAGTTGGCAGATAGCCAGATACAGGGAATaccttaatatatatatttagattacaGAACAACAGCCAAGAGAGTATAAGATTATGCaaaatcaaccaaaaaaaaaaaaataaatgatattttAAAGAACTTGAATGTAAGCCTATAATTTATGAACTGATGATGATGATGTTGTTGTTATCCGCATCATTATCAAAATACTTCTCATCATCTTTATTAAATTAacagaaaaatgaaaaggaaaaatatagaAAGAAATACTTTGCACATAGGGGGTCAACCTTAACCCTAAATCAGACTTGAATTGCATTAAAGAAAGACCAATGTCATGTTTACACACTCAAACAGAGAGAATATTAGCATTTCCATCATGTGTGTCAATTTATTTGCCCAATTTTTGGTTGCAGCTTTGCAGCTGGTGGAACTCTTAGTCTCAGCCAAGATTCCAGAGACACCATTCATTTGTATCATTATTGAGAACTAATTGCTAAGATGTACATAAAATCTCATGCCTGATTATCATAACATCTCATACCTGAATATCTCAGCCAATATAAACTGATACATTCCAATATACTGGCAGATTATAATAATAAATCAGCTAAGATCTTTCAATATGAAACAGTTTTAGTATATCCTGATAATTCCATATGCTATATATTGGCCGACATCTTGAAATATCTATTTGTTTCTGAACTTTTCCACCCCTGCATCTTGGTATCATCCACTCACCAGGCAGGCAAAGATCTCAGGCCTGAAAAGCCTTGCAAAACAATCACACCAAATGAAAACAAAATGTACCAATACTTGCCAAATTCTTTTTGCTCCCATTTGGTGCAATCAGCTTATCCATGTTGAAGAGGCTGGAATTATCCACACATACGATGGAAGTTTCTTTGTAGAACACAGATGCATACTAAATGAACACTTTGACAAGATTACTTACATCAATCATCTTGCTAGGTTCTCGCAATGCCTTATGAGCAGATTCCATATGCCGATAAGTAATGAAACCATATCCACGAGATTTTCCAGTTGCTTTGTCAAAAATGACAGCTCCCTCTTCAATTTCTCCATGCATACTAAATGCCTGGATAAGAAACATCTCTGAGCTTATCAGAAATGATTTAAACTGTAGATCTCTTAAAGCTgtatagcaagaattaaatttaaaaaactaaGTAATTAGCTTTCAATATATGGCAAACTTATTATAGAAGATTAATCAGGCACTCCCAGCACACAACCAGCAAACAGCAAGCAGCAAAGCACTCACAGCACACAGGGTCTCTGAGGTAGTCTCCCAAGCCAGGCCACGAACAAAAAGCTTGCGATGAACAGGATCTGAACTGGCAACACCTTTAATTTCTTCAGCAACTGTAGGATACTGGGTACCTCTGCAAGGTTCAACATGCACACAGGCACACATACGCGCACCGTCAATTCACACAGGCATGCAATCAATAACAACATTCATACACCCTCTCTAATCAAGGATTGACAACAATTCAAACTATGAAAACCATTTCAAACATCAAATTAGAGAAATTTTAACTGATCCATCATATACATCAAACGGAACAATTTGAAAGTAAAAAATTGGCCACTTTGAAGaatccccccccccccaccaaagagagagagagagagagagagagaggttatgCAATGTCAATCAACTCTACACCCCATTTTAACTTCAATTCAGTCTTGGAGATATCCAGTTAACCCTGACCAGAAAAAAGCTCCCTGAATTAAATTATTCTTAAAGCATGCAATAAAGTTGTACTTGCATGTGCAAACACATATGAAGATTCACTGATGGTAGCCAAATGAGATTTGGTACTATTCAGAAACAACTGACGCCCTGGCAGATAGAAGATCATGTAAAATGAACTGTAAATTGAGAATCAACTGATTTGGAAGTCAGCATTAGCTATCTcggtatttttttcttcttgtcatAATATATTTTTCTCAGGTTCTTGCCAACATTAAAAATGAGCAAAggaagcatgaaacaacattgaAGTAACACTCAATTAAACTTCCACATTTGCATGGCTGTGTATAAGCTGATCTGAGCTAAAAGACACAGCATGCCCTTTTCCAAAGCCATTATGTCAGGCAGCCTCACAAGGTACTAAGCAGACAATGCTGAGCCAACGGTGCAAGCGGCAATTGAGTTCCTGAAGATGGCATTACTCAAACATTGAGAATACTAGAATCATCCACCTTCCTGTAGTAGCGTAAGCATACCATCAGCCATTCCCCCACCTCATTTCATCTGCCTAAACTTCATTTATAATCCCCATTTCCTTTCTTCACCTCCGACCTCCAGCTTCAGCCTCTCCTTCATCAACCCCACCAGCCATGGCAACCTCAAAGAGTTATGACATGGGATACTTCAACACAATGTGTCTCCATATGTAAACAGAGAATGTTAACATTCAAAAATGTATCCAAAACCAAGTTTAATTGAGTCATGCTATGAAGTCCAATGGTGGAGTTAACAGATGCCACTTGAGCAGTGTTATGGAATGCCAAAGTGAACACAAATTCCACATCCCTGAATTCCTATTATGTAAGAACAATCAAAAAGCTTGATCCTACCTGCTATCACAATCTTTTGCACATCCACATTTCTAAATGATAAAGAAGATAAGTGACTAAGCATATGATTATGAAAGAGGAGCAGTTACAAGCTGCCAACCTCTCCATATTTCCAACAAATTCTCCATCAACCACCATAAATCACTGCCAatcttaaattgttcatgatcaTAAAGCAAACTTATCCGCAAAAATCATAGTTTCCTGATCCACTATTCTGAAAAGATAAGCAGAAAAACGTTCTAGCTGAAGCCGATGTaaggaaaaaagaagaggggGTTGAAGGAGAAGCACTATTGAAGACAATTTTAGTCCACTGCATGGATCTCGCTAGGCCATTGATTCCTATCAAAGGGCAACTTCTTCGAAATACAAGTTACTTAAACATCATTCTTAGTTGCTTAATCCAAGTCTATTTTGTGCTTACGCAACACCCTTGCTTCTCTTCCAAAACTTCCAAGAAACCTCGAACCCTTCCTCAGTCCCTCCCTTACCAATCTGGTCCCTATACCATCCTAGATCAATAG
Above is a genomic segment from Elaeis guineensis isolate ETL-2024a chromosome 1, EG11, whole genome shotgun sequence containing:
- the LOC105061246 gene encoding UBP1-associated protein 2C; translated protein: MEDAKKRKLEETGNGDAFSPRSEGQLRNLLDPLRKDQLVDLLVKLGTQYPTVAEEIKGVASSDPVHRKLFVRGLAWETTSETLCAAFSMHGEIEEGAVIFDKATGKSRGYGFITYRHMESAHKALREPSKMIDGRLAVCNLACESLSSASVSTDVALRKIYIGGLSPDISSETLLNFFGRHGDIEEGSVAYDKETNKSRGFGFVTYKTVEAAKKAIDDPNMTLGGRNITVKLADTHKSKIIQAQVPAAMVSMAVPFPAGYAQSGKSQSASPSPVGYAPYPPAMAAYPTAYPNAPAQYASPPQISYPQVGGKKEPVGLPSAAPAGIPGYPYYATKP